The Anolis carolinensis isolate JA03-04 chromosome 2, rAnoCar3.1.pri, whole genome shotgun sequence genome has a window encoding:
- the isy1 gene encoding pre-mRNA-splicing factor ISY1 homolog, which yields MARNAEKAMTALARFRQAQLEEGKVKERRPFLASECNELPKAEKWRRQIIGEISKKVAQIQNAGLGEFRIRDLNDEINKLLREKGHWEVRIKELGGPDYARVGPKMLDHEGKEVPGNRGYKYFGAAKDLPGVRELFEKEPLPPPRKTRAELMKAIDAEYYGYRDEDDGVLEPLEQEHERKVIAEAMEKWKVEKEARLARGDKEEEEEEVNIYAVNDDESDEESGKEKEGEDSQQKFIAHVPVPSQQEIEEALVRRKKMELLQKYASEALMAQSEEAKRLLGL from the exons ATG GCTCGAAATGCAGAAAAAGCCAT GACGGCCTTGGCCAGATTTCGCCAAGCTCAGCTGGAAGAAGGAAAAGTTAAG GAGCGGAGGCCCTTCCTTGCATCAGAATGTAATGAGCTGCCTAAAGCTGAGAAATGGAGGCGACAG aTTATTGGTGAAATATCCAAGAAGGTGGCACAAATTCAAAATG CTGGTTTAGGTGAATTCAGAATCCGTGACTTGAATGATGAAATTAACAAACTCCTAAGAGAAAAAGGACATTGGGAAGTCCGAATAAAGGAGTTGGGAGGACCCGATTATGCA AGAGTGGGTCCCAAAATGCTTGATCATGAAGGAAAAGAAGTTCCAGGAAACAGAGGTTACAAATACTTTGGAGCTGCTAAAGACTTACCTGGTGTCCGAGAACTCTTTGAAAAAGAAC CTCTCCCTCCTCCAAGGAAGACACGAGCTGAACTAATGAAAGCTATTGATGCAGAATATTATGGATACAGAGATGAGGATGATGGTGTTCTAGAGCCATTGGAACAGGAACATGAAAGGAAAG TTATTGCGGAAGCAATGGAGAAATGGAAAGTAGAGAAAGAGGCACGGCTTGCAAGAGgtgacaaagaagaagaagaggaagaagtaaACATATATGCAGTCAATGATGATGAG TCTGATGAAGagagtggaaaggaaaaagaaggtgAAGATAGCCAGCAGAAATTTATTGCTCATGTCCCAGTGCCATCACAACAGGAG ATCGAAGAAGCTCTGGTCCGAAGGAAGAAGATGGAACTGCTTCAGAAATATGCCAGCGAAGCTCTTATGGCTCAGAGTGAAGAGGCTAAAAGGCTTCTAGGGTTGTAG